The Sphingomonas telluris genome includes a window with the following:
- a CDS encoding ABC transporter ATP-binding protein, with translation MIRLSNINKFYKTRCGPVQVLNDVSLTVRPGEHVGIVGRNGAGKSTLIRIMSGAELPSNGRVERGMSVSWPLAFGGAFQGSLTGLDNLRFICRVYGVDPEDKVDFVQDFSELGIYLNEPVKSYSTGMRARLAFAISMVIEFDCFLIDEIVAVGDARFHERCLIELFEKRKDRAKIIVSHNPKYIKKHCTRAAVLMNGKLHHHDDIDQALALYSEAPAPAMQAA, from the coding sequence ATGATCCGCCTGTCCAATATCAATAAATTCTACAAGACACGCTGCGGACCAGTTCAGGTTCTGAACGACGTTAGCTTGACCGTCCGGCCGGGCGAGCACGTCGGGATCGTAGGCCGAAACGGTGCCGGAAAATCCACGCTCATCCGGATAATGAGCGGCGCTGAGCTTCCCTCGAACGGCAGGGTAGAGCGTGGAATGAGCGTCTCCTGGCCCCTAGCGTTCGGCGGCGCTTTCCAAGGATCCCTGACTGGCCTCGACAATCTTCGATTCATCTGCCGCGTCTACGGGGTCGACCCCGAGGACAAGGTCGATTTCGTTCAGGATTTCTCGGAACTCGGGATTTACCTCAATGAGCCGGTGAAGAGCTACTCGACGGGCATGCGCGCCCGGCTTGCCTTTGCGATCTCGATGGTGATTGAGTTCGATTGCTTTCTGATCGACGAAATCGTCGCCGTGGGTGACGCTCGCTTTCATGAACGGTGCCTCATCGAACTGTTTGAGAAGCGAAAGGACCGCGCGAAGATTATCGTTTCGCACAACCCGAAGTACATTAAGAAGCACTGCACTCGTGCAGCCGTCCTGATGAACGGCAAGCTTCACCACCACGACGATATCGACCAAGCTTTGGCGCTCTATTCGGAGGCGCCTGCACCGGCGATGCAGGCAGCGTGA
- a CDS encoding glycosyltransferase — protein MDVVPVYAGPTRGYCFAPEDFLCPETKPTHLPVGVRPGDKFLGLDLTAHWLPNYSDQISAWRRHGATIHIVVYDLLPLARPDWFEKATSQHFARWFKTVTNHADQVLCISESVAQEFRRRIIGTSAHERVKVSRLHLSGDIVGSIPSVGRCERVAQTLDHVRSRPTILMIGTIEPRKGYDRALDAFDWLWSHESSAAPDLVIVGKPGWKTAPLQERIRNHRENGLRLHWLENVSDEALMELYESSRAIFHASYDEGFGLPLTEAATHRRWALVRDLPVFREQNLSNVRYFDSDAPEALGTKVLDLMGEAERGLPPAASPTPNWAWSVGKLLEELGLTHDGVVRQPPVLRMVS, from the coding sequence GTGGACGTTGTGCCGGTCTACGCGGGACCGACACGCGGCTATTGTTTCGCACCCGAGGATTTTCTGTGCCCCGAGACGAAGCCAACCCATCTTCCGGTCGGCGTCCGCCCAGGCGACAAGTTCCTGGGTCTGGACCTAACGGCACACTGGCTTCCAAATTATTCGGATCAGATTTCTGCCTGGCGACGGCACGGAGCGACGATCCATATCGTCGTCTACGACCTCCTTCCGCTCGCTCGACCCGATTGGTTCGAGAAAGCCACCAGCCAGCATTTCGCGCGTTGGTTCAAGACGGTTACCAACCACGCGGATCAAGTGCTTTGCATCTCTGAAAGCGTCGCGCAGGAATTTCGTCGCCGTATCATCGGAACCTCAGCTCACGAGCGCGTCAAGGTCAGTCGCCTTCATCTGAGTGGCGACATCGTGGGCTCCATTCCGTCCGTTGGACGATGCGAGCGCGTCGCCCAAACACTCGATCACGTGCGGTCCCGTCCAACCATCCTGATGATCGGCACGATCGAGCCACGGAAGGGTTACGATCGCGCACTGGATGCGTTCGATTGGCTGTGGTCGCACGAGAGTTCCGCTGCTCCTGACTTGGTTATCGTAGGCAAGCCCGGTTGGAAGACGGCGCCGCTTCAGGAACGGATCAGAAACCATCGCGAAAACGGTCTCCGACTGCACTGGCTTGAGAACGTCAGCGATGAAGCCCTCATGGAGCTGTACGAGTCGAGCCGCGCGATCTTCCATGCATCCTATGATGAAGGGTTCGGTCTGCCTCTGACCGAGGCTGCGACTCACCGCCGGTGGGCACTAGTCCGCGACCTGCCAGTGTTCCGAGAGCAGAACCTTTCGAACGTGCGCTACTTTGATAGCGATGCGCCGGAAGCTCTCGGCACCAAAGTACTGGATCTGATGGGGGAGGCAGAGCGAGGCTTGCCTCCGGCTGCCTCTCCCACGCCGAATTGGGCGTGGTCCGTCGGCAAGCTACTAGAGGAACTCGGCCTCACGCACGATGGAGTGGTCCGCCAGCCCCCGGTCCTGCGAATGGTCTCCTGA
- a CDS encoding glycosyltransferase, with amino-acid sequence MRIVIDLQGAQSPSTRERGIGRYSLGLAEGILRNRGEHDVHLAVNGTFPETVQSIRNRLADLLAPDRLHVFDVLKPLPDDPADPRRAASELCREAFLARLSPDVVHISSLVEGMRGNSVSSIGRLGLDLPTSVTFYDAIPLIYPSEYLADERTAAWYDERIAQMRRADLLLAISGSSAKEAIEHLHVPPERVVAVGTAADPRFRMRARNLTKAGFIARLGVHRPYVMYTGGIDFRKNLAALLEGYAALPQDIQSAHQLVIACECSPDDRRRVLDLARQADLPRDAVILTGAVTDSELASLYSSAKLFVFPSLHEGFGLPVLEAMQCGAPVLGSNLSSIPEVIGLDEALFDPRDPRAIRNALQRALTDEAFLERLKSHSALQRTKFSWDLVGQRAIGALERLADGRKAPASPNIRTGTKRRLAYVSPMPPAWSGIAIYSEQLLPHLTDFYDIDVVVETASQNVSSSAVAGVSQVIDPRTFLHHGHRYERVLYQIGNSEFHDYMVPLLEAVPGLVVLHDFYLGGLFRHRAVREGGERAWLRALYDNHGASAVFDCRHSGNPHEATSYFPCSTAIADRARAVIVHSSYAQRLAQTWFTVEPGQRLACIPLPCSVPSERDREVARERLGIASNKRLICSFGRMGPSKCNLDLLRAWRDSAASRDSDCTLVFVGAAAVGDYGQEIESEIAESELGDRVVITGWVNEESYRDYLATCDIAVQLRKESRGESSLTVLECLAYGRPTIANANGSIAELPDGILSMLPDGFEISQLRDTIDDLYRDQSSALETGLAGRAYIEAEHDPADIAARFHAEIERVYGGQADLPEALASYASALTIDEIERLAQLAVTATYTPAARRIFVDVSELDATAISRRRDSLEDVLRTLIAALPRHLCLRPIRYDESRGLYVEAHRYMAELLSLRRPLADEEPLDFAEGDTLLRFDATEQPAAFSPPRTLFVLDDLRDCRSGSRSGDDISKRFAKWLDVVAKSGGAICSSESLADELRACLADRPASADFKIMVAQDWLGGSSSASPRMALIEELLNLLSGSGDHSQDRGLADHSIVREAEFL; translated from the coding sequence GTGCGCATCGTTATTGACCTTCAGGGCGCTCAATCACCCAGCACTCGTGAACGGGGCATAGGGCGCTATTCTTTAGGTCTCGCGGAAGGAATCCTACGCAATCGCGGAGAGCACGATGTTCACCTCGCGGTGAATGGCACGTTCCCGGAGACGGTTCAGTCGATCCGTAATCGCCTGGCAGATCTGCTCGCCCCCGACCGTTTGCACGTCTTCGATGTTCTGAAGCCGCTCCCGGACGACCCGGCCGACCCGAGGCGTGCGGCGTCCGAATTGTGCCGCGAAGCATTTCTCGCACGGCTGAGCCCTGACGTCGTGCATATCTCCAGCCTTGTCGAAGGCATGCGCGGGAACAGCGTGTCCAGCATCGGACGGCTTGGGTTGGACCTGCCGACATCTGTGACGTTTTACGATGCTATCCCACTCATCTATCCGTCAGAATACCTGGCCGATGAGCGCACCGCTGCGTGGTATGACGAACGGATAGCTCAGATGCGGCGGGCAGATCTTCTGTTGGCGATCTCTGGCTCTTCAGCGAAAGAAGCAATCGAGCATTTGCATGTTCCGCCAGAGCGGGTCGTGGCCGTTGGCACCGCCGCCGACCCACGCTTTCGCATGCGGGCTCGCAACCTCACCAAGGCTGGATTCATCGCGCGTCTGGGGGTTCATCGACCTTACGTGATGTACACTGGCGGGATCGACTTCCGGAAGAATTTGGCAGCTCTTCTCGAAGGATATGCAGCCCTTCCGCAAGATATTCAGTCCGCCCACCAACTGGTGATTGCGTGCGAATGCTCGCCGGATGACAGGCGACGCGTGCTCGACCTCGCGCGGCAGGCGGATCTTCCGCGGGACGCGGTGATACTGACGGGTGCGGTGACGGATTCTGAGCTGGCATCCCTATACTCTTCCGCCAAGCTCTTCGTTTTTCCCTCATTGCACGAGGGGTTCGGCTTGCCCGTGCTCGAGGCCATGCAATGCGGTGCGCCGGTTCTCGGTTCGAACCTCTCAAGCATTCCCGAGGTCATTGGGCTTGACGAAGCATTGTTCGATCCTCGGGATCCCCGCGCGATCCGCAATGCATTACAAAGGGCGTTGACGGACGAGGCCTTTCTTGAGCGGCTGAAGAGCCATTCGGCGCTTCAGAGGACAAAGTTTTCGTGGGATCTTGTCGGACAGCGAGCAATTGGTGCGCTTGAGCGGTTGGCAGATGGGCGCAAGGCACCCGCGTCGCCGAATATTAGAACGGGGACTAAGCGGCGCCTAGCATACGTCTCGCCGATGCCTCCTGCGTGGAGCGGCATCGCAATATACAGCGAGCAGCTGCTGCCGCACCTCACCGACTTCTACGACATCGATGTTGTCGTCGAAACTGCATCCCAAAACGTGAGTTCAAGCGCCGTCGCGGGCGTGTCTCAGGTGATCGACCCCCGAACATTCCTTCACCACGGCCACCGGTACGAGCGCGTCCTCTACCAAATCGGGAATTCTGAATTTCACGACTATATGGTGCCGCTGCTCGAGGCCGTTCCCGGCCTAGTGGTTCTGCACGATTTCTACCTTGGTGGTCTGTTTCGCCATCGCGCGGTCCGAGAAGGTGGCGAAAGAGCTTGGCTCAGGGCCTTGTACGATAATCACGGCGCCTCGGCCGTCTTCGACTGCCGGCATTCGGGGAACCCGCACGAAGCGACAAGCTATTTTCCCTGCAGCACGGCTATCGCGGATCGTGCCCGGGCCGTGATCGTGCATTCTTCCTATGCGCAAAGGCTCGCGCAAACCTGGTTCACCGTCGAGCCTGGACAGAGGCTCGCTTGCATTCCGCTGCCCTGTTCCGTCCCGAGCGAACGAGATCGCGAGGTGGCGCGCGAACGCTTAGGAATTGCATCGAACAAGCGTCTCATATGCAGTTTCGGAAGGATGGGACCATCGAAATGCAACCTGGATCTCCTCCGTGCATGGAGAGATTCGGCCGCATCGCGAGACTCCGACTGCACGCTCGTTTTCGTCGGTGCTGCCGCGGTGGGCGACTACGGCCAAGAAATCGAGTCCGAGATCGCCGAATCTGAATTGGGTGATCGCGTGGTCATCACTGGCTGGGTGAACGAAGAAAGTTACCGAGACTATCTAGCTACGTGCGACATCGCTGTTCAGCTGCGAAAGGAGTCCCGAGGGGAGTCGTCCCTTACGGTCCTGGAATGTCTCGCGTACGGCCGACCAACAATCGCGAATGCCAACGGTTCGATAGCCGAACTGCCTGATGGCATCCTTTCCATGCTGCCTGATGGCTTCGAGATATCGCAACTGCGCGACACAATCGACGATCTCTATCGCGACCAGTCGTCGGCACTGGAAACCGGGCTTGCCGGACGGGCCTATATCGAGGCTGAGCACGACCCCGCGGACATCGCCGCGCGCTTCCACGCGGAAATCGAGCGCGTTTACGGCGGCCAGGCCGATCTCCCCGAGGCTTTGGCGAGTTACGCGTCTGCGCTCACGATCGATGAGATCGAGCGACTGGCACAACTGGCGGTAACAGCGACCTACACTCCGGCGGCGAGAAGGATCTTCGTGGACGTTTCCGAACTGGACGCGACTGCGATCTCGAGGCGACGCGATTCCCTTGAGGACGTATTGCGGACCCTTATTGCTGCCTTGCCTCGCCACCTTTGCCTTCGACCAATCCGATATGATGAGAGCCGTGGCCTTTACGTCGAGGCTCATCGTTATATGGCTGAACTGCTTTCGCTCAGGCGACCTTTGGCCGACGAAGAACCCCTCGATTTCGCGGAGGGCGACACGCTTCTGCGCTTCGACGCAACCGAGCAACCTGCGGCTTTCAGCCCGCCGCGAACACTGTTCGTGCTCGATGATCTGCGAGATTGCCGGTCAGGATCCCGATCGGGGGATGATATCAGCAAACGGTTCGCGAAATGGCTTGATGTTGTCGCGAAATCCGGCGGAGCGATCTGCTCGTCTGAAAGTCTCGCGGACGAGCTCCGCGCCTGCCTTGCGGACAGGCCAGCAAGCGCCGATTTCAAGATAATGGTCGCCCAAGATTGGCTTGGTGGCAGCTCGAGCGCCTCACCACGCATGGCCCTAATCGAAGAGTTATTGAACTTGCTGTCGGGATCAGGAGACCATTCGCAGGACCGGGGGCTGGCGGACCACTCCATCGTGCGTGAGGCCGAGTTCCTCTAG
- a CDS encoding DUF4214 domain-containing protein — protein MNAHTTSLAGLLSLQNEEFVDSAYDAILGRDPDDEGRAYYVARLRTGYSKLSVLGQLRSSNEPLLGPGVPGLARAISRYRLGRLPLIGWMVRKLFRVEGESVNERLQRAILSEIAALRGAMAGRPSMPVVAPARPQALSQPNVYNNAPSARRNIAAEQLSPRAREIFEKLVSG, from the coding sequence ATGAACGCTCATACGACTTCGCTCGCCGGCTTGCTTAGCCTTCAGAACGAGGAATTCGTCGATTCCGCCTATGACGCGATCCTCGGGCGTGATCCTGATGACGAAGGGCGCGCTTATTATGTCGCGCGACTGCGGACCGGATACAGCAAGCTTTCTGTGCTCGGACAATTGCGATCGTCTAACGAGCCGCTTTTGGGCCCGGGAGTGCCAGGGCTCGCGCGTGCGATCAGCCGCTATCGTTTGGGACGCTTGCCGTTGATCGGCTGGATGGTTCGCAAGCTGTTCCGCGTTGAAGGTGAGTCCGTCAATGAGCGTCTGCAGCGGGCCATTCTGAGCGAGATTGCCGCTCTTCGCGGCGCAATGGCCGGCCGCCCCTCTATGCCGGTTGTCGCACCGGCCCGGCCGCAGGCGCTGTCTCAACCCAACGTGTACAACAATGCTCCCTCCGCACGACGGAATATTGCGGCTGAGCAGCTCAGCCCCCGTGCTCGCGAAATCTTCGAAAAGCTAGTTTCCGGCTAA
- a CDS encoding glycosyltransferase family 2 protein, translating to MSSPSTETICCLFERGGEHPISSIDYEGGVSFSVVICTDNRLDYLKRAISSLRYQTYRNFELCVIAGPTEDGTHAFLRDLDGQLKIADCPERNLSRSRNMGISLAAGNVVAFIDDDAVPEPEWLTQLARSYDDPRVGAVGGVVHDHIGIDYQARFVSVDRLGRPREETRPTPELNFPGSPQFPHLLGTNCSFRRSVLLEIGGFDEVYEYFLDETDVCCRINDAGYRIAQRPDAFVHHKYAPSALRDEKRVVRDWYPLIKNRLYFGLRHASGFLHPDDIVEAALADKAFWKRDVAENVRRGSLTAADAQRFREQADAGIEAGLRLSTEEPRLLKAETVGTHGGDFQPFVPASSNDARAVIYFDLAAEDGEILARAREAAAGGQHVHAVVRRSGAPSVDFEDGIWIHDLGRNQESEGGEYAGVRAAIRRITSRRRVDRAYCHASRRTALKDIFTSIGEA from the coding sequence ATGAGTTCGCCGTCGACCGAGACGATCTGCTGCCTCTTTGAGCGGGGAGGCGAGCACCCGATCAGCTCCATCGATTACGAGGGCGGGGTGAGCTTTTCGGTCGTCATCTGTACGGACAACCGGCTTGATTACCTAAAGCGGGCGATCTCGTCGCTACGGTATCAGACCTATCGGAACTTCGAGCTCTGCGTGATTGCGGGCCCTACTGAAGACGGCACGCACGCTTTTCTGCGTGATCTGGACGGGCAGTTGAAGATAGCCGACTGTCCTGAGCGCAATCTGTCCCGATCACGAAACATGGGCATCAGCCTCGCCGCAGGAAACGTCGTCGCCTTCATCGATGATGATGCCGTTCCGGAGCCAGAGTGGCTCACGCAGCTCGCGCGATCGTACGACGATCCGCGGGTCGGTGCGGTCGGCGGTGTCGTCCACGACCACATCGGCATCGATTACCAGGCGCGGTTTGTCAGCGTCGATCGCCTTGGACGACCACGTGAGGAGACGCGGCCGACACCGGAATTGAATTTCCCGGGCTCGCCGCAATTTCCGCATTTGCTGGGGACAAACTGCTCGTTCCGGCGGAGCGTCTTGCTGGAAATCGGCGGCTTCGACGAGGTGTACGAGTATTTCCTCGACGAGACAGACGTCTGCTGCAGGATCAATGATGCCGGGTATCGCATAGCCCAGCGCCCCGACGCGTTCGTGCACCATAAATATGCGCCGAGCGCCCTGCGCGACGAAAAGCGCGTGGTCAGGGATTGGTACCCCCTCATCAAGAATCGCCTGTATTTTGGACTGAGGCATGCAAGTGGATTCTTGCATCCCGACGATATTGTGGAAGCCGCGCTTGCCGACAAAGCTTTCTGGAAGAGGGACGTCGCCGAGAACGTCAGGAGAGGAAGCCTGACCGCCGCGGACGCTCAGAGATTCCGTGAGCAAGCTGACGCGGGCATCGAGGCCGGCCTTCGCCTCTCGACCGAGGAGCCGAGGCTACTGAAGGCGGAGACTGTGGGGACCCATGGTGGCGACTTCCAGCCGTTCGTGCCTGCTTCTTCGAACGATGCGAGGGCTGTCATCTACTTCGATCTTGCTGCGGAAGATGGCGAGATTCTTGCTCGGGCCCGCGAGGCGGCTGCCGGTGGGCAGCACGTCCATGCCGTCGTTCGTCGCAGCGGCGCGCCCTCGGTTGATTTTGAGGACGGGATCTGGATCCACGATCTCGGCAGGAACCAGGAATCCGAAGGTGGAGAATATGCGGGAGTGCGGGCCGCAATCCGGCGAATCACATCTCGCCGCCGGGTTGATCGTGCATACTGTCATGCTTCCAGACGCACGGCTTTGAAGGACATTTTCACATCGATTGGAGAGGCCTGA
- a CDS encoding polysaccharide pyruvyl transferase family protein, producing the protein MNRVVTHFDKRPGAPKVGIGGFFGYGNYGDELFLEVFKEHLGAAFELEVLPDRLDSPYFSEPVEDRIADVQAVLVGGGDLVQPWSIDARYFHRVYLERPVFLAGLGVPIRAPGSAQVEKEHIVERYRNFFQSPSVRFINARDKQSADWISSKLDPRVEVIEAPDLVCGLTLPTVSRDAANPILGIVTRHRPGHEQDDDYTRLSELGAYAKSEGWRVRHIILGSGVVGERDVANAERLNIPGKEVFYSQGIWDMTRAIGECSTLASMKFHGSVVATMYGIPSMVLIPTSKNRNFMRRMGRDDLLSKFDAEDLVERFRPWPKPIDPEWVKRLRNGATGMLNQLRKSILAETVPA; encoded by the coding sequence ATGAATCGGGTAGTTACGCATTTCGACAAGCGTCCGGGTGCGCCAAAGGTCGGCATCGGAGGCTTCTTCGGCTACGGCAATTACGGCGACGAACTCTTCCTGGAGGTCTTCAAGGAGCATCTGGGCGCGGCCTTCGAGCTTGAAGTTCTCCCGGATCGCTTGGACTCTCCATATTTCTCTGAGCCCGTTGAGGATCGTATCGCCGACGTCCAGGCGGTCCTCGTCGGCGGGGGAGACTTGGTCCAGCCCTGGTCGATCGATGCGCGCTACTTCCACAGGGTATACCTCGAGCGGCCAGTATTCCTGGCCGGCCTCGGCGTTCCCATCCGCGCGCCGGGCTCGGCGCAGGTGGAAAAGGAACATATCGTTGAGCGCTATCGGAACTTCTTCCAGTCTCCGAGCGTGCGCTTCATCAATGCTCGCGACAAGCAGTCTGCCGACTGGATCTCATCGAAGCTCGATCCGCGGGTCGAAGTCATCGAGGCGCCCGATCTTGTGTGCGGCCTAACCCTGCCGACGGTCTCGCGCGACGCGGCAAACCCAATCCTCGGCATTGTTACGCGCCACCGACCGGGACATGAACAGGACGATGACTACACAAGGCTTTCGGAGCTCGGAGCCTACGCCAAGTCCGAGGGCTGGCGCGTTCGCCACATCATTCTTGGCAGCGGCGTGGTTGGCGAACGCGATGTGGCCAATGCCGAGCGGCTCAACATCCCGGGGAAGGAAGTCTTCTACAGCCAGGGAATCTGGGACATGACCCGCGCCATCGGCGAATGCTCCACGCTCGCGAGCATGAAGTTCCACGGCAGCGTCGTAGCGACGATGTATGGAATTCCGTCAATGGTTCTTATTCCTACCAGCAAGAACCGGAACTTCATGCGGCGCATGGGGCGCGACGACCTGCTCAGCAAGTTCGACGCGGAGGACTTGGTCGAACGCTTCAGGCCTTGGCCGAAGCCGATTGATCCGGAGTGGGTGAAGCGGTTGCGCAACGGCGCCACCGGAATGCTCAATCAGCTCCGTAAGTCGATCCTGGCCGAGACCGTGCCGGCCTGA
- a CDS encoding glycosyltransferase family 2 protein: protein MSDAEAERIRRLAAEAKLTRASPRRFSGGDMRRPLVISVVRNEGPRIGEFLQHYRGLGAAHFLIVDNGSTDGTRETLVAEPDVDLFATDQPFDAASKHGWITRMIQEYGDRWYLLADADEHAVFDGANNLREVVRAAERLRLRRVRGALLDMYGDGPIGASKRGSEERLVDAYPYFDPDGYVEQREVALTTRVGGPRKRALSSVDPDLEPQLTKYPLFRLRPEDTVVSPHYIHPPMVGEEDPCWLALLHFKFDVDGRMRIADAVRRGQYWRNSYEYRVYQKAIEQEPDLTFMTERSRRYRGPGDLVALGIIEEVPKARQSQVLRKLSALVLGRTALN from the coding sequence GTGAGCGACGCGGAGGCCGAGCGCATCAGACGCCTCGCGGCCGAGGCGAAACTGACGAGAGCTTCCCCCCGGCGTTTCAGCGGCGGGGACATGAGACGGCCGCTGGTCATTTCCGTCGTCCGCAACGAGGGCCCGCGGATTGGGGAGTTTCTCCAGCATTATCGCGGTCTGGGGGCGGCGCACTTCTTGATCGTTGACAATGGATCGACGGATGGAACGCGAGAGACTCTCGTCGCCGAACCCGATGTCGATTTGTTCGCCACAGATCAGCCATTCGATGCAGCGAGCAAGCACGGCTGGATCACTCGGATGATTCAGGAATATGGCGACCGCTGGTACCTGCTGGCAGATGCGGACGAGCATGCGGTTTTCGATGGCGCCAATAATCTGCGAGAAGTCGTGCGGGCTGCTGAGCGGTTGCGACTGCGGCGAGTACGAGGTGCCCTGCTGGATATGTATGGCGACGGGCCAATTGGGGCTTCTAAGCGTGGTTCAGAGGAGCGGCTGGTTGATGCTTACCCGTATTTCGACCCCGACGGATACGTAGAGCAACGCGAGGTCGCTCTGACCACGCGGGTCGGAGGGCCACGGAAGAGAGCGCTTTCATCGGTAGATCCCGATCTAGAGCCGCAGCTGACCAAATACCCGCTGTTTCGCCTGCGTCCTGAGGATACGGTCGTCAGCCCTCATTACATCCATCCGCCGATGGTTGGCGAAGAAGATCCCTGTTGGCTGGCGCTGCTGCATTTCAAGTTCGATGTGGACGGCCGAATGCGGATCGCGGATGCGGTCAGGCGGGGGCAATACTGGCGCAATAGCTACGAGTATCGCGTCTACCAAAAGGCCATCGAGCAAGAGCCGGACCTGACCTTCATGACCGAGCGCAGTCGCCGCTACCGGGGACCAGGTGACCTC